One window of the Prionailurus viverrinus isolate Anna unplaced genomic scaffold, UM_Priviv_1.0 scaffold_50, whole genome shotgun sequence genome contains the following:
- the LCE7A gene encoding late cornified envelope protein 7A, translated as MSSQQTQQKCQLPAKCLPKCPPKCLAQAPQAPQALAPCPVPCPPPVPSCCVHSCCTTGFGSCCSLGSHRFPDVCLGPLQPSNCWERESSGCSSCCHGFGGCSF; from the coding sequence ATGTCCAGCCAGCAAACCCAGCAGAAGTGTCAGCTCCCTGCCAAGTGTCTTCCCAAGTGTCCACCGAAGTGCCTCGCTCAGGCCCCTCAGGCCCCACAGGCCCTGGCTCCCTGCCCagttccctgccccccacctgtcCCCTCCTGCTGTGTCCACAGTTGCTGTACCACTGGCTTCGGAAGCtgctgctctctggggtctcatCGGTTTCCGGATGTCTGTCTAGGCCCACTTCAGCCTTCCAACTGCTGGGAGAGGGAGTCCTCTGGGTGTTCCAGTTGTTGCCATGGATTTGGGGGCTGCAGCTTTTGA